The proteins below come from a single Pleuronectes platessa chromosome 1, fPlePla1.1, whole genome shotgun sequence genomic window:
- the LOC128454843 gene encoding hatching enzyme 1.2-like isoform X3, translating to MSVEQLTGLPTYICLNTPSNEHFLGAQLLPSTSHDTPDCWSQCVPLLCLQLHYTGNTIADDEFSISTLLEKANSNIGKNLDEPLVMFGDIAVPTGLQNADPCTARGCLWPKSSDGNVYVPYRISGQYSRRERDTIIDGLRSFAQSTCIRFTPLQRQRDFVDIKSLSGCYSYVGRRGNAQTVSLSRRGCVFRSVIQHELLHAMGFNHEQTRSDRDDHVRIQLQNVIRGMEHNFRKIQTRNLGTPYDYNSIMHYTSTFSVTDSSYTAGTTVRGNWGLPEDSLAFGMGKMVI from the exons ATGTCTGTTGAGCAGTTGACTGGTCTTCCCACCTATATATGTTTGAACACTCCTTCCAATGAGCATTTTCTTGGTGCGCAGCTGCTGCCTTCAACCAGCCATGATACTCCAGACTGCTGGTCTCAGTGTGTTCCTCTGCTCTGTCTACAGCTTCACTATACAG GCAACACCATTGCAGATGATGAATTCAGCATTTCAACACTGTTAGAGAAGGCCAACTCTAATATTG GAAAGAACTTGGATGAACCTCTGGTGATGTTTGGAGACATAGCAGTGCCGACAGGTCTACAAAATGCTGATCCCTGCACAGCACGCGGCTGCCTGTGGCCTAAATCCTCTGATGGCAATGTGTATGTACCGTACCGCATCTCAGGACAATACT cccgaagagagagagataccaTTATTGATGGTCTGAGGTCATTTGCTCAGTCTACCTGCATCCGATTCACTCCCCTGCAGAGGCAGAGGGACTTTGTGGACATCAAGTCTCTGTCAGG GTGTTACTCATATGTTGGGCGTCGTGGTAATGCCCAGACAGTGTCTTTGAGTCGCCGGGGGTGTGTCTTCCGTTCAGTTATCCAACATGAGCTGCTCCATGCCATGGGCTTCAACCATGAGCAGACCCGTTCTGACAGGGATGACCATGTTCGCATCCAGTTGCAGAACGTAATTCGGG GAATGGAGCATAATTTCAGGAAGATCCAAACAAGGAACCTTGGTACTCCCTATGACTACAACTCTATCATGCACTATACAAG cactttctccgTCACAGATAGCTCATACACTGCTGGCACAACTGTCAGGGGCAATTGGGGTTTGCCTGAAGACTCTTTGGCATTTGGAATGGGGAAGATGGTGATCTAA
- the LOC128437484 gene encoding hatching enzyme 1.2: MSVVKVSALTLLFLSACCWASNEAEEITEVDSGELSVSELLERANSNLIRSNNDPILIGGDIAIGSEAEKNADPCTSRGCMWGKWTDGKVYIPYYITNHFSSREKAIITRGLESFSSFSCINFRPSRSSDRDWLSIESQNGCYSFVGRTGGKQVVSLARSGCLYHGTVQHELLHALGFNHEQTRSDRDNHIKVLLHNVQSGMEHNFRKIATLNQGTPYDYNSVMQYHKTAFSKNNQPTMVPIPNSNVSFGNAREMSRNDIARLNTLYKC; encoded by the exons ATGTCTGTTGTCAAGGTCTCAGCTCTGACTCTACTGTTTCTGTCTGCCTGCTGTTGGGCCAGCAATGAGG cagaggagattACAGAGGTGGACTCAGGGGAGCTTTCTGTCTCTGAACTTCTAGAAAGAGCCAACAGTAATCTGA TCCGCTCCAACAATGATCCCATCCTGATTGGAGGAGACATTGCCATTGGCAGCGAGGCAGAGAAAAATGCTGACCCCTGCACCAGCCGAGGCTGCATGTGGGGCAAGTGGACTGACGGGAAGGTCTACATTCCTTATTACATCACTAATCACTTCT CCTCCCGAGAGAAGGCCATCATCACCCGTGGACTGgagtccttctcctccttctcctgcatCAACTTCAGGCCCAGCAGAAGCAGCGACCGTGACTGGCTGAGCATTGAGTCCCAGAATGG CTGCTACTCCTTTGTTGGACGTACTGGTGGTAAGCAGGTGGTGTCTCTGGCCCGTAGCGGATGCCTTTACCATGGAACCGTCCAGCATGAGCTGCTCCATGCTCTGGGATTCAACCATGAACAAACCCGCTCTGACAGGGACAACCACATCAAAGTCCTGCTGCACAATGTTCAGTCTG gaatGGAGCACAACTTCAGGAAGATTGCCACCCTCAATCAGGGCACTCCCTACGATTACAATTCAGTCATGCAGTACCACAA GACTGCCTTCTCTAAGAACAACCAGCCCACCATGGTCCCAATCCCTAACTCCAATGTGTCCTTTGGCAACGCCAGGGAGATGAGCCGCAATGACATTGCCAGGCTCAACACGCTCTACAAGTGCT ga
- the LOC128454843 gene encoding low choriolytic enzyme-like isoform X2, with the protein MSIFLVRSCCLQPAMILQTAGLSVFLCSVYSFTIQASLEKTDEYSGNTIADDEFSISTLLEKANSNIGKNLDEPLVMFGDIAVPTGLQNADPCTARGCLWPKSSDGNVYVPYRISGQYSRRERDTIIDGLRSFAQSTCIRFTPLQRQRDFVDIKSLSGCYSYVGRRGNAQTVSLSRRGCVFRSVIQHELLHAMGFNHEQTRSDRDDHVRIQLQNVIRGMEHNFRKIQTRNLGTPYDYNSIMHYTRYAFSRNREPTIVPIPDSNVAIGRASQMSPTDIIRVNSLYQCNSTVSRPGVQPVQRDHLKLKK; encoded by the exons ATGAGCATTTTCTTGGTGCGCAGCTGCTGCCTTCAACCAGCCATGATACTCCAGACTGCTGGTCTCAGTGTGTTCCTCTGCTCTGTCTACAGCTTCACTATACAG GCTTCACTGGAAAAGACAGATGAATACTCTG GCAACACCATTGCAGATGATGAATTCAGCATTTCAACACTGTTAGAGAAGGCCAACTCTAATATTG GAAAGAACTTGGATGAACCTCTGGTGATGTTTGGAGACATAGCAGTGCCGACAGGTCTACAAAATGCTGATCCCTGCACAGCACGCGGCTGCCTGTGGCCTAAATCCTCTGATGGCAATGTGTATGTACCGTACCGCATCTCAGGACAATACT cccgaagagagagagataccaTTATTGATGGTCTGAGGTCATTTGCTCAGTCTACCTGCATCCGATTCACTCCCCTGCAGAGGCAGAGGGACTTTGTGGACATCAAGTCTCTGTCAGG GTGTTACTCATATGTTGGGCGTCGTGGTAATGCCCAGACAGTGTCTTTGAGTCGCCGGGGGTGTGTCTTCCGTTCAGTTATCCAACATGAGCTGCTCCATGCCATGGGCTTCAACCATGAGCAGACCCGTTCTGACAGGGATGACCATGTTCGCATCCAGTTGCAGAACGTAATTCGGG GAATGGAGCATAATTTCAGGAAGATCCAAACAAGGAACCTTGGTACTCCCTATGACTACAACTCTATCATGCACTATACAAG GTATGCTTTCTCCAGGAACAGGGAGCCAACCATCGTTCCAATCCCTGACTCCAATGTAGCCATTGGCAGGGCCAGCCAGATGAGTCCCACTGACATCATTCGAGTGAACAGCCTTTATCAATGCA ATTCAACTGTCTCCAGACCTGGTGTGCAACCTGTGCAGAGAGACCATTTGAAATTAAA GAAATGA
- the LOC128454843 gene encoding low choriolytic enzyme-like isoform X1, whose amino-acid sequence MSVEQLTGLPTYICLNTPSNEHFLGAQLLPSTSHDTPDCWSQCVPLLCLQLHYTGNTIADDEFSISTLLEKANSNIGKNLDEPLVMFGDIAVPTGLQNADPCTARGCLWPKSSDGNVYVPYRISGQYSRRERDTIIDGLRSFAQSTCIRFTPLQRQRDFVDIKSLSGCYSYVGRRGNAQTVSLSRRGCVFRSVIQHELLHAMGFNHEQTRSDRDDHVRIQLQNVIRGMEHNFRKIQTRNLGTPYDYNSIMHYTRYAFSRNREPTIVPIPDSNVAIGRASQMSPTDIIRVNSLYQCNSTVSRPGVQPVQRDHLKLKK is encoded by the exons ATGTCTGTTGAGCAGTTGACTGGTCTTCCCACCTATATATGTTTGAACACTCCTTCCAATGAGCATTTTCTTGGTGCGCAGCTGCTGCCTTCAACCAGCCATGATACTCCAGACTGCTGGTCTCAGTGTGTTCCTCTGCTCTGTCTACAGCTTCACTATACAG GCAACACCATTGCAGATGATGAATTCAGCATTTCAACACTGTTAGAGAAGGCCAACTCTAATATTG GAAAGAACTTGGATGAACCTCTGGTGATGTTTGGAGACATAGCAGTGCCGACAGGTCTACAAAATGCTGATCCCTGCACAGCACGCGGCTGCCTGTGGCCTAAATCCTCTGATGGCAATGTGTATGTACCGTACCGCATCTCAGGACAATACT cccgaagagagagagataccaTTATTGATGGTCTGAGGTCATTTGCTCAGTCTACCTGCATCCGATTCACTCCCCTGCAGAGGCAGAGGGACTTTGTGGACATCAAGTCTCTGTCAGG GTGTTACTCATATGTTGGGCGTCGTGGTAATGCCCAGACAGTGTCTTTGAGTCGCCGGGGGTGTGTCTTCCGTTCAGTTATCCAACATGAGCTGCTCCATGCCATGGGCTTCAACCATGAGCAGACCCGTTCTGACAGGGATGACCATGTTCGCATCCAGTTGCAGAACGTAATTCGGG GAATGGAGCATAATTTCAGGAAGATCCAAACAAGGAACCTTGGTACTCCCTATGACTACAACTCTATCATGCACTATACAAG GTATGCTTTCTCCAGGAACAGGGAGCCAACCATCGTTCCAATCCCTGACTCCAATGTAGCCATTGGCAGGGCCAGCCAGATGAGTCCCACTGACATCATTCGAGTGAACAGCCTTTATCAATGCA ATTCAACTGTCTCCAGACCTGGTGTGCAACCTGTGCAGAGAGACCATTTGAAATTAAA GAAATGA